The nucleotide window CGTCGGCGAGTACCTGACCGGGGAGCTGGTGCACAACGACGTCCGGGTCGCCGACGTCCGCGAACCGGCGAGCGCGGAGGAGATCGGCCGATGAGGATCGCCGCGGTCGGGGACGTGCACCTGGGCGAGGACTCCCGCGGCCTGCTCCGGCCGGCCCTGGAACACCTCGCGGGCACCGCCGACGTCCTGCTGCTGGCCGGGGACCTGACCCGGCACGGCACCGTCGAGGAGGCCCGCGTGGTGGCCGACGAGCTCGCCGGGCTCGGCGTGCCGATCGCCGCGGTCCTCGGCAACCACGACCACCACAGCGACGCCGGCGAGATGATCTCGAACCTGCTCCGCGAAACCGGCGTCGACGTGCTGGAAGGCGACGCGGTCCGGTACGACCTGCCGGACGGCTCCCTCGGCGTCGCCGGCGTCAAGGGCTTCGGCGGCGGGTTCGCCGGCAAGTGCGCCAGCCGGTTCGGCGAGCGGGAGATGAAGGACTTCGTCGAGCACACGATGGCGTCGGCGGATTCGTTGCGCAAAGCGTTGCAGACGCTCGACACGGACGTCGTCGTCGCGCTGACGCACTACGCGCCGGTCCCCGGCACCCTGCACGGCGAGCCACCCGAGATCCACCCGTTTCTCGGGTCGTACCTGCTGTGCGAGCCGATCGACGAGGTGGGCGCCGACCTGGCCCTGCACGGCCACGCCCACTTCGGCTGCGAGCAGGGCGTGACGCCCGGCGGGGTGCGGGTGCGGAACGTGGCGCAGCCGGTGATCCGGAAGGCCTACGCGCTCTACGAGCTGCACCCGGCCGAGCTGTCCGCGCGCCGCTGACATGAACGACTCTTTCATGACACCAGACGTCATGAAAGGGTCGTTCATGACGTTCGGGTGCGGGTCACTCGGCCAGGAGCGTCCGCACGGTCGCCAGCACCGGGCGTTCGCCGGCGGCCGCCAGGATCTCCTCGGCCGTGTGCCAGCACTCGCGCGCGGTGGCGGCGCCGGTCAGGGTCTCCCGGGCCCGGCCGAGCACCACGAACGCGTACGCCACGCCCAGCCGGTGCCCGGTGGCCCGGAGACCCGCGATCGCCTGCTCCGCCAGGGTTTCCGCGGCGGCCGGGTCGCCCGCGCCCAGTACCGCCCACGCCATGCTGGTCCGCGCCTGCTCGGCCAGCAGCCGGAAGCCGCCCTGCTCGGCGTCGCGCAACGCGGCCCCGGCGTGCGCGACCGCCTCTTCGGTGTCCACAGTGGACAGGCCGATCAGGGTGGCGATGCGGCCGCGCAGGTAGCCGATCTTCTCCGCCAGCCGGTGGGCGTCGGTGTACTCCGCCAGCGCCGCCGCCGGGTCGCCCGCCTGGCGGTGGAGGTCGCCGAGCGCGCCGAGCGCGTCCACCTCGAACCGCTGGTTGCCAGCCTCGCGCGCCACCGTCACCGCGAGCCGCGCGGCCGGCCACGCCCGGTCGAGGTCGCCGGTCACCCGGTGCACCGCGGCGAGCCGGACGAGGGCGTCGGCCTCGTCGTCGCGGGAACCCAGCTCCCGCAACGCTTCCAGCGC belongs to Amycolatopsis tolypomycina and includes:
- a CDS encoding metallophosphoesterase family protein: MRIAAVGDVHLGEDSRGLLRPALEHLAGTADVLLLAGDLTRHGTVEEARVVADELAGLGVPIAAVLGNHDHHSDAGEMISNLLRETGVDVLEGDAVRYDLPDGSLGVAGVKGFGGGFAGKCASRFGEREMKDFVEHTMASADSLRKALQTLDTDVVVALTHYAPVPGTLHGEPPEIHPFLGSYLLCEPIDEVGADLALHGHAHFGCEQGVTPGGVRVRNVAQPVIRKAYALYELHPAELSARR